The Coregonus clupeaformis isolate EN_2021a chromosome 8, ASM2061545v1, whole genome shotgun sequence genome has a segment encoding these proteins:
- the LOC121571491 gene encoding claspin isoform X1, with amino-acid sequence MSLVVHQQQAVELPSEVPVAESDSDSGMGSPVEEMQMASEMITNTVDLQDSDDDITVNRRSRCRKALRDSDCEEEVHEMAEALVLSASSGDEMETAEEEVKKAKLKSKKISRIAPIDSDESAPEEEELVKKDVKQKKEGKKREKSQRHQEKKEKRSKAVERLKKKERPEDTPLPHTLNDSGCLLGDNDLYDAGLDDDDEEEESLDAIRAAVKQKAKKHKEPLFDDDDDEEGDEVTGPKQRPQERKAARASKEAMKQLHSETQRLVRESTCGLPYHMPEPKSIDQFFKRRARPEGSAMALLKSAKYQDLIKEATPAPPQPEEPQQSPASLDPTSTQTQALPQPTATSTHQKNHSRAGETSPTPEPDDDESPLPELAAIMQGANISGLDGAEIPPPESMEAEPLEQNQAEASDSQAQEMEVKAGDGYVAQPLPAPASVEPVAQPVTKPKKDRLARLRELGVEPPPVSKLCADDGSFDLEPLQVNPGVEALKERYLRHVQPVARPRGERTVQLSVIRKDSGEELHQDFVTTTIKEGEEEAAHTAPGEKLTNLKSRLQQAMAVKRREDRERKAALYRLDNEDCGEEEEEEEMTDSEGEEGIDELLGGGDGEEDDEDEGSVAQSSVRSPSPLRLKGPSPPPDLLNTDGTLMLFANSSCSRTGDGVKRTEPGGQDGYTKMEEEDSLSLAKDNSHNSSFELLGSMLPSYQPVNRSTTGGRGLSASTFRSPSPCFFRPSFLGSASKSSGKLSEPSLSLPVEDSQDLYTPHSPGESSGPLGAPSQGRFSVEDDSQLLDADGFLNVGPRTGPPHSHKRQLILDSLDENAMDANMGELLGMCSGGFGTAREGGVGGLGASQEHELLGLCSGVFSTTQKGGAEERKREGGGLGATQEDELLGLCSGVFPTAQAEREKEGAEGRKREEEKMELEMDRDDDMDQLLGLCSGKFTTQGVSQLRSNSSPAPHSSTAEDSSKKLVEEEEEEEEDCEFLLLSDVESQSEQEDNDEDGENEVEEEREAVFAPRQGKKKMRMAEFVDSEAELSGSDVGSEDEDDGENEYEEEELLDELPSDEELQDQVNKIHMKQVLDDDKRRLRLYQERYLADGDLHSDGPGRARRFRWKNIDDAFDMDGVEGGEEEEEEEEELDQAELQRRKERLEREQWLREQSDAKAKKGEDFDVDEEEEDKIGEEDSQFMKLAKKLTVKKLRKKELPHAHQAEKKAPTHNPFQRPSHPTMVKRGSLLSQPRSMLQKLACISEGNPLAPRNTRGFVFQSLSPEKEASAAEAPKKQMKKRGQIEVLAPAAKRPCWENAPTSKGPQRSIFCYLEN; translated from the exons ATTCGGATGATGACATCACAGTAAACCGGCGGTCCCGTTGTCGGAAGGCCTTGAGAGACAGTGACTGCGAGGAGGAGGTGCATGAGATGGCAGAAGCTCTGGTCCTATCAGCATCCAGCGGAGATGAGATGGAGACTGCTGAGGAAGAGGTAAAAAAGGCTAAACTAAAGAGCAAGAAGATATCACGAATAGCCCCTATCGACAGTGACGAGAGCGCGCCGGAGGAGGAAGAGCTGGTAAAAAAGGATGTGAAACAGAAGAAGGAagggaagaagagggagaagagccAGCGACAccaagagaagaaagagaagcgCAGCAAGGCTGTGGAGCGACTGAAGAAGAAAGAGAGACCTGAG GATACCCCTTTGCCCCATACTCTGAATGACAGCGGCTGTCTCCTTGGTGACAATGACCTGTATGATGCTGGtctggatgatgatgatgaagaggaagAGTCTCTGGACGCCATCAGAGCAGCAGTAAAGCAGAAAGCCAAGAAGCACAAA GAGCCTTtatttgatgatgatgatgatgaggagggagATGAAGTGACTGGACCGAAACAGCGTCCCCAGGAAAGGAAGGCAGCTCGAGCCAGCAAGGAGGCCATGAAGCAGCTGCACAGTGAGACCCAGAGGCTGGTCCGAG AATCCACATGCGGGCTGCCCTATCACATGCCTGAGCCTAAGAGCATCGACCAGTTCTTCAAGAGGAGAGCCCGACCTGAAGGTTCTGCTATGGCACTACTGAA GTCTGCCAAGTATCAGGACTTGATAAAGGAGGCAACCCCAGCACCACCTCAACCCGAGGAGCCCCAACAGTCCCCAGCCTCCCTGGACCCAACCTCCACCCAGACCCAGGCTCTCCCCCAGCCAACGGCCACCTCCACACACCAGAAGAACCACAGCAGGGCAGGTGAGACCTCTCCAACCCCGGAGCCCGACGACGATGAATCCCCACTACCTGAACTGGCCGCCATTATGCAGGGGGCCAATATTTCAGGGTTGGATGGTGCTGAAATTCCACCACCAGAGTCTATGGAGGCTGAACCTCTAGAGCAGAACCAGGCAGAGGCCTCGGACTCCCAAGCCCAGGAGATGGAGGTGAAAGCAGGGGATGGGTATGTCGCTCAGCCCCTACCTGCTCCAGCTAGTGTGGAGCCCGTAGCACAACCAGTCACCAAACCCAAGAAGGACAGGCTGGCCAGACTGAGGGAGTTGGGGGTGGAGCCCCCACCTGTTTCTAAACTGTGTGCTGACGATGGGTCCTTCGATCTGGAGCCCCTTCAGGTTAACCCAG GCGTGGAGGCGCTGAAGGAGCGGTATCTACGTCACGTCCAGCCCGTGGCCCGGCCAAGAGGGGAACGCACCGTGCAGCTCAGCGTCATCCGGAAAGACAGCGGCGAGGAGCTCCACCAAGACTTTGTCACCACCACCAtcaaagagggggaggaggaggctgCACACACCGCTCCTG GTGAGAAGCTGACCAACCTGAAGTCCCGTCTGCAGCAGGCCATGGCCGTAAAGAGACGGGAGGATAGAGAACGGAAGGCCGCCCTCTATCGCCTAGACAACGAGGACTGTggcgaggaagaggaggaagaggaaatgacGGATTCCGAGGGGGAAGAG GGCATAGATGAGCTACTGGGGGGTGGTGATGGTgaggaagatgatgaagatgagggCAGCGTGGCCCAGAGCAGTGTGAGGAGCCCCTCCCCGTTAAGGTTAAAAGGTCCCTCTCCCCCACCAGACCTGCTCAACACAGATGGAACACTCATGCTGTTTGCCAACAGCTCCTGCTCGCGCACCGg AGATGGTGTAAAGAGGACAGAGCCTGGTGGTCAAGACGGTTACACAAAGATGG AGGAGGAAGATTCTCTGTCCCTGGCCAAGGACAACAGTCACAACAGTAGTTTTGAGCTGCTGGGCTCCATGCTGCCTTCTTACCAGCCTGTCAACCGCAGCACCACAGGAGGCAGAGGCCTGTCAGCCAGCACCTTCCGCTCCCCCTCACCCTGCTTCTTCAGACCCAGCTTCCTGGGATCTGCCTCCAAG AGCTCAGGGAAACTCTCCGAGCCCTCCCTCTCGTTGCCCGTGGAGGACTCCCAGGACCTGTACACTCCCCACTCACCCGGCGAGTCTTCTGGCCCCCTGGGGGCCCCGTCGCAGGGACGCTTCTCCGTGGAGGACGACTCCCAGCTCCTGGACGCCGACGGCTTCCTCAACGTGGGGCCCCGTACCGGCCCCCCACACTCCCACAAGAGACAGCTCATACTGGACAGCCTGGATGAGAACGCTATGGACGCTAACATGGGGGAGCTGTTAGGAATGTGCTCTGGGGGGTTCGGGACGGCCAGAGAAGGCGGCGTGGGGGGGCTTGGGGCCTCGCAGGAGCATGAATTGTTAGGGCTGTGTTCGGGAGTGTTCTCTACCACACAGAAGGggggagcggaggagaggaagCGAGAGGGAGGAGGGCTAGGGGCAACGCAAGAGGATGAGCTGCTGGGGCTGTGTTCGGGAGTGTTCCCTACCGCACAGGCAgaaagggagaaggagggagcggaagggaggaagagggaggaggagaagatggagTTAGAAATGGACAGAGATGATGACATGGATCAGCTGCTTGGCCTCTGCTCTGGGAAGTTTACTACTCAAG GTGTCTCCCAATTGCGATCCAACTCGAGCCCCGCCCCACACTCTTCAACTGCTGAAGACAG TAGTAAGAAgctggtggaggaagaggaggaggaagaagaggattgCGAGTTTCTACTTCTGTCAGACGTGGAGAGCCAGAGTGAGCAG GAGGACAATGATGAGGATGGAGAGAacgaggtagaggaggagagggaggctgTGTTTGCACCCCGTCAAGGAAAGAAGAAAAT GCGCATGGCAGAGTTTGTGGACTCTGAGGCTGAGCTCTCGGGTAGTGACGTGGGCAGTGAGGATGAGGATGACGGTGAGAATGAATATGAGGAAGAGGAGCTGCTGGACGAGCTGCCGTCTGATGAAGAACTGCAGGACCAGGTCAACAAGATCCACAT GAAACAGGTCCTTGACGACGACAAGCGGCGACTGCGGCTGTACCAGGAGCGTTACCTCGCCGACGGGGACCTGCACTCAGACGGCCCGGGCAGAGCTCGCCGCTTCCGCTGGAAGAACatcg ACGATGCCTTTGACATGGATGGcgtggaggggggggaggaggaggaggaggaggaggaagagctagaccaggcagagctgcagaggaggaaagagaggctGGAAAGGGAGCAGTGGCTACGAGAACAG TCTGACGCTAAGGCCAAGAAAGGGGAGGACTTTGACGTggacgaggaagaggaggacaagATTGGAGAGGAGGACAGCCAGTTCATGAAGCTGGCCAAGAAACTGACTGTCAAGAAACTAAGGAAGAAAG AGCTGCCTCATGCACACCAGGCGGAGAAGAAAGCCCCAACTCATAACCCCTTCCAGAGACCCTCTCATCCCACCATG GTGAAGAGGGGCTCATTGCTCAGCCAGCCCCGCTCCATGCTGCAGAAGCTGGCCTGCATCTCCGAGGGGAACCCTCTAGCCCCCCGCAACACCCGAGGGTTTGTCTTCCAAAGCCTGTCGCCAGAGAAAGAGGCCTCTGCTGCAGAGGCCCCCAAAAAACAG ATGAAGAAGAGGGGACAAATAGAGGTTTTGGCCCCGGCTGCTAAGCGGCCATGTTGGGAAAACGCGCCAACATCCAAAGGACCACAAAGAAGTATCTTCTGTTACCTGGAGAACTGA
- the LOC121571491 gene encoding claspin isoform X2 codes for MSLVVHQQQAVELPSEVPVAESDSDSGMGSPVEEMQMASEMITNTVDLQDSDDDITVNRRSRCRKALRDSDCEEEVHEMAEALVLSASSGDEMETAEEEVKKAKLKSKKISRIAPIDSDESAPEEEELVKKDVKQKKEGKKREKSQRHQEKKEKRSKAVERLKKKERPEDTPLPHTLNDSGCLLGDNDLYDAGLDDDDEEEESLDAIRAAVKQKAKKHKEPLFDDDDDEEGDEVTGPKQRPQERKAARASKEAMKQLHSETQRLVRESTCGLPYHMPEPKSIDQFFKRRARPEGSAMALLKSAKYQDLIKEATPAPPQPEEPQQSPASLDPTSTQTQALPQPTATSTHQKNHSRAGETSPTPEPDDDESPLPELAAIMQGANISGLDGAEIPPPESMEAEPLEQNQAEASDSQAQEMEVKAGDGYVAQPLPAPASVEPVAQPVTKPKKDRLARLRELGVEPPPVSKLCADDGSFDLEPLQVNPGVEALKERYLRHVQPVARPRGERTVQLSVIRKDSGEELHQDFVTTTIKEGEEEAAHTAPGEKLTNLKSRLQQAMAVKRREDRERKAALYRLDNEDCGEEEEEEEMTDSEGEEGIDELLGGGDGEEDDEDEGSVAQSSVRSPSPLRLKGPSPPPDLLNTDGTLMLFANSSCSRTGDGVKRTEPGGQDGYTKMEEEDSLSLAKDNSHNSSFELLGSMLPSYQPVNRSTTGGRGLSASTFRSPSPCFFRPSFLGSASKSSGKLSEPSLSLPVEDSQDLYTPHSPGESSGPLGAPSQGRFSVEDDSQLLDADGFLNVGPRTGPPHSHKRQLILDSLDENAMDANMGELLGMCSGGFGTAREGGVGGLGASQEHELLGLCSGVFSTTQKGGAEERKREGGGLGATQEDELLGLCSGVFPTAQAEREKEGAEGRKREEEKMELEMDRDDDMDQLLGLCSGKFTTQGVSQLRSNSSPAPHSSTAEDSKKLVEEEEEEEEDCEFLLLSDVESQSEQEDNDEDGENEVEEEREAVFAPRQGKKKMRMAEFVDSEAELSGSDVGSEDEDDGENEYEEEELLDELPSDEELQDQVNKIHMKQVLDDDKRRLRLYQERYLADGDLHSDGPGRARRFRWKNIDDAFDMDGVEGGEEEEEEEEELDQAELQRRKERLEREQWLREQSDAKAKKGEDFDVDEEEEDKIGEEDSQFMKLAKKLTVKKLRKKELPHAHQAEKKAPTHNPFQRPSHPTMVKRGSLLSQPRSMLQKLACISEGNPLAPRNTRGFVFQSLSPEKEASAAEAPKKQMKKRGQIEVLAPAAKRPCWENAPTSKGPQRSIFCYLEN; via the exons ATTCGGATGATGACATCACAGTAAACCGGCGGTCCCGTTGTCGGAAGGCCTTGAGAGACAGTGACTGCGAGGAGGAGGTGCATGAGATGGCAGAAGCTCTGGTCCTATCAGCATCCAGCGGAGATGAGATGGAGACTGCTGAGGAAGAGGTAAAAAAGGCTAAACTAAAGAGCAAGAAGATATCACGAATAGCCCCTATCGACAGTGACGAGAGCGCGCCGGAGGAGGAAGAGCTGGTAAAAAAGGATGTGAAACAGAAGAAGGAagggaagaagagggagaagagccAGCGACAccaagagaagaaagagaagcgCAGCAAGGCTGTGGAGCGACTGAAGAAGAAAGAGAGACCTGAG GATACCCCTTTGCCCCATACTCTGAATGACAGCGGCTGTCTCCTTGGTGACAATGACCTGTATGATGCTGGtctggatgatgatgatgaagaggaagAGTCTCTGGACGCCATCAGAGCAGCAGTAAAGCAGAAAGCCAAGAAGCACAAA GAGCCTTtatttgatgatgatgatgatgaggagggagATGAAGTGACTGGACCGAAACAGCGTCCCCAGGAAAGGAAGGCAGCTCGAGCCAGCAAGGAGGCCATGAAGCAGCTGCACAGTGAGACCCAGAGGCTGGTCCGAG AATCCACATGCGGGCTGCCCTATCACATGCCTGAGCCTAAGAGCATCGACCAGTTCTTCAAGAGGAGAGCCCGACCTGAAGGTTCTGCTATGGCACTACTGAA GTCTGCCAAGTATCAGGACTTGATAAAGGAGGCAACCCCAGCACCACCTCAACCCGAGGAGCCCCAACAGTCCCCAGCCTCCCTGGACCCAACCTCCACCCAGACCCAGGCTCTCCCCCAGCCAACGGCCACCTCCACACACCAGAAGAACCACAGCAGGGCAGGTGAGACCTCTCCAACCCCGGAGCCCGACGACGATGAATCCCCACTACCTGAACTGGCCGCCATTATGCAGGGGGCCAATATTTCAGGGTTGGATGGTGCTGAAATTCCACCACCAGAGTCTATGGAGGCTGAACCTCTAGAGCAGAACCAGGCAGAGGCCTCGGACTCCCAAGCCCAGGAGATGGAGGTGAAAGCAGGGGATGGGTATGTCGCTCAGCCCCTACCTGCTCCAGCTAGTGTGGAGCCCGTAGCACAACCAGTCACCAAACCCAAGAAGGACAGGCTGGCCAGACTGAGGGAGTTGGGGGTGGAGCCCCCACCTGTTTCTAAACTGTGTGCTGACGATGGGTCCTTCGATCTGGAGCCCCTTCAGGTTAACCCAG GCGTGGAGGCGCTGAAGGAGCGGTATCTACGTCACGTCCAGCCCGTGGCCCGGCCAAGAGGGGAACGCACCGTGCAGCTCAGCGTCATCCGGAAAGACAGCGGCGAGGAGCTCCACCAAGACTTTGTCACCACCACCAtcaaagagggggaggaggaggctgCACACACCGCTCCTG GTGAGAAGCTGACCAACCTGAAGTCCCGTCTGCAGCAGGCCATGGCCGTAAAGAGACGGGAGGATAGAGAACGGAAGGCCGCCCTCTATCGCCTAGACAACGAGGACTGTggcgaggaagaggaggaagaggaaatgacGGATTCCGAGGGGGAAGAG GGCATAGATGAGCTACTGGGGGGTGGTGATGGTgaggaagatgatgaagatgagggCAGCGTGGCCCAGAGCAGTGTGAGGAGCCCCTCCCCGTTAAGGTTAAAAGGTCCCTCTCCCCCACCAGACCTGCTCAACACAGATGGAACACTCATGCTGTTTGCCAACAGCTCCTGCTCGCGCACCGg AGATGGTGTAAAGAGGACAGAGCCTGGTGGTCAAGACGGTTACACAAAGATGG AGGAGGAAGATTCTCTGTCCCTGGCCAAGGACAACAGTCACAACAGTAGTTTTGAGCTGCTGGGCTCCATGCTGCCTTCTTACCAGCCTGTCAACCGCAGCACCACAGGAGGCAGAGGCCTGTCAGCCAGCACCTTCCGCTCCCCCTCACCCTGCTTCTTCAGACCCAGCTTCCTGGGATCTGCCTCCAAG AGCTCAGGGAAACTCTCCGAGCCCTCCCTCTCGTTGCCCGTGGAGGACTCCCAGGACCTGTACACTCCCCACTCACCCGGCGAGTCTTCTGGCCCCCTGGGGGCCCCGTCGCAGGGACGCTTCTCCGTGGAGGACGACTCCCAGCTCCTGGACGCCGACGGCTTCCTCAACGTGGGGCCCCGTACCGGCCCCCCACACTCCCACAAGAGACAGCTCATACTGGACAGCCTGGATGAGAACGCTATGGACGCTAACATGGGGGAGCTGTTAGGAATGTGCTCTGGGGGGTTCGGGACGGCCAGAGAAGGCGGCGTGGGGGGGCTTGGGGCCTCGCAGGAGCATGAATTGTTAGGGCTGTGTTCGGGAGTGTTCTCTACCACACAGAAGGggggagcggaggagaggaagCGAGAGGGAGGAGGGCTAGGGGCAACGCAAGAGGATGAGCTGCTGGGGCTGTGTTCGGGAGTGTTCCCTACCGCACAGGCAgaaagggagaaggagggagcggaagggaggaagagggaggaggagaagatggagTTAGAAATGGACAGAGATGATGACATGGATCAGCTGCTTGGCCTCTGCTCTGGGAAGTTTACTACTCAAG GTGTCTCCCAATTGCGATCCAACTCGAGCCCCGCCCCACACTCTTCAACTGCTGAAGACAG TAAGAAgctggtggaggaagaggaggaggaagaagaggattgCGAGTTTCTACTTCTGTCAGACGTGGAGAGCCAGAGTGAGCAG GAGGACAATGATGAGGATGGAGAGAacgaggtagaggaggagagggaggctgTGTTTGCACCCCGTCAAGGAAAGAAGAAAAT GCGCATGGCAGAGTTTGTGGACTCTGAGGCTGAGCTCTCGGGTAGTGACGTGGGCAGTGAGGATGAGGATGACGGTGAGAATGAATATGAGGAAGAGGAGCTGCTGGACGAGCTGCCGTCTGATGAAGAACTGCAGGACCAGGTCAACAAGATCCACAT GAAACAGGTCCTTGACGACGACAAGCGGCGACTGCGGCTGTACCAGGAGCGTTACCTCGCCGACGGGGACCTGCACTCAGACGGCCCGGGCAGAGCTCGCCGCTTCCGCTGGAAGAACatcg ACGATGCCTTTGACATGGATGGcgtggaggggggggaggaggaggaggaggaggaggaagagctagaccaggcagagctgcagaggaggaaagagaggctGGAAAGGGAGCAGTGGCTACGAGAACAG TCTGACGCTAAGGCCAAGAAAGGGGAGGACTTTGACGTggacgaggaagaggaggacaagATTGGAGAGGAGGACAGCCAGTTCATGAAGCTGGCCAAGAAACTGACTGTCAAGAAACTAAGGAAGAAAG AGCTGCCTCATGCACACCAGGCGGAGAAGAAAGCCCCAACTCATAACCCCTTCCAGAGACCCTCTCATCCCACCATG GTGAAGAGGGGCTCATTGCTCAGCCAGCCCCGCTCCATGCTGCAGAAGCTGGCCTGCATCTCCGAGGGGAACCCTCTAGCCCCCCGCAACACCCGAGGGTTTGTCTTCCAAAGCCTGTCGCCAGAGAAAGAGGCCTCTGCTGCAGAGGCCCCCAAAAAACAG ATGAAGAAGAGGGGACAAATAGAGGTTTTGGCCCCGGCTGCTAAGCGGCCATGTTGGGAAAACGCGCCAACATCCAAAGGACCACAAAGAAGTATCTTCTGTTACCTGGAGAACTGA